In Gemmatimonadota bacterium, one DNA window encodes the following:
- the moaC gene encoding cyclic pyranopterin monophosphate synthase MoaC: MARTLTHQDATGRPRMVDIGGKEATERVAVAEGRLVMAPATLAALLEGRGGKGDALVVAQIAGIQAAKRTAELIPLCHPLPLTHVDVTLEPDDELPGLRATASAAVVAPTGVEMEALTAVAVALLTAYDMLKGLDRAMRVEGIRLQHKAGGRSGTWHAAPTTASSIASSPTPPCAGAGRQARARAPARGA; the protein is encoded by the coding sequence ATGGCCCGTACGCTCACCCACCAGGATGCTACCGGCCGGCCGCGCATGGTGGACATCGGCGGCAAGGAGGCGACCGAGCGGGTCGCCGTCGCCGAGGGCCGATTGGTCATGGCGCCGGCCACGCTCGCCGCCCTACTCGAGGGACGGGGCGGCAAAGGGGACGCGCTCGTGGTGGCGCAGATCGCAGGGATCCAGGCGGCCAAGCGCACGGCCGAGCTCATACCGCTCTGCCACCCGCTGCCCCTCACACACGTGGACGTGACGCTCGAGCCCGATGACGAGCTTCCTGGCTTGCGTGCCACCGCCAGCGCAGCCGTGGTGGCGCCCACCGGCGTGGAAATGGAAGCGCTGACGGCCGTGGCTGTGGCCCTCTTGACCGCCTACGACATGCTCAAAGGGTTGGATCGCGCCATGCGGGTCGAGGGTATCCGGCTGCAGCACAAGGCGGGCGGCCGGAGCGGCACCTGGCACGCGGCACCGACCACGGCTAGCAGCATCGCCTCCTCACCCACTCCTCCCTGTGCGGGCGCCGGCCGGCAAGCCAGGGCGCGCGCCCCAGCACGAGGTGCCTGA
- a CDS encoding AAA family ATPase, whose amino-acid sequence MSPLPPVQGHAAVRAALGRAVRHRDLPGSLLFHGPPGVGKQRTALWLAQLLACADTRALEPCGTCHPCRLALGLTHPDVHWFFPLPRPRHGGSIEKLAETLEEARATELAARRADPLRATAPGEPVGLFFAQVRTIRRMATARPVLGRKVFVIGEAELLVPQEASQEAANALLKLLEEPPRDTSFVLTSADPDALLPTIRSRLLPVRFRPVAYEDVTRFLIEQRGVAAERAALVARLAQGSIGRALGFLPAEDGEPGPLEALRIQARQLLEAALAASPLPRLSAAHSTPASRARGAFGDLLDALALWVRDLAATAAQAEGQVVNADAQTLLRELAARLHRPPAAGAPAALRAIDAARYLGRLNVNPQLTLAWLLRSLHQQLANAAPLADLPD is encoded by the coding sequence ATGAGTCCGCTGCCGCCGGTGCAGGGCCACGCGGCCGTTCGCGCCGCCCTGGGCCGCGCCGTTCGGCACCGGGATCTCCCGGGCTCGCTTCTCTTCCACGGCCCACCGGGCGTGGGCAAGCAGCGCACTGCTCTCTGGCTTGCCCAGCTCCTGGCCTGCGCGGACACGCGCGCGCTCGAGCCTTGCGGCACCTGCCACCCCTGCCGTCTCGCGCTGGGACTCACCCACCCCGATGTGCACTGGTTCTTCCCGCTTCCCCGGCCGCGCCATGGCGGCAGTATCGAGAAGCTCGCGGAGACGCTGGAAGAGGCGCGCGCCACGGAGCTGGCCGCGCGCCGCGCCGACCCGCTCCGCGCCACCGCGCCCGGCGAACCCGTCGGCCTCTTCTTCGCCCAGGTCCGGACCATCCGCCGCATGGCCACCGCTCGGCCCGTGCTGGGGCGCAAGGTCTTCGTCATCGGCGAGGCCGAGCTGCTCGTACCTCAGGAGGCCAGCCAGGAAGCAGCCAACGCGCTGCTCAAGCTGCTCGAGGAGCCGCCGCGGGACACGAGCTTCGTACTCACGTCCGCTGATCCGGACGCGCTGCTGCCCACCATCCGATCCAGGCTGCTCCCGGTCCGCTTCCGGCCCGTCGCGTACGAGGACGTGACCCGCTTCCTGATCGAGCAGCGCGGCGTCGCCGCCGAACGGGCCGCCCTCGTCGCCCGCCTCGCCCAGGGGTCCATCGGCCGGGCCCTGGGGTTCCTGCCCGCCGAGGATGGCGAGCCCGGTCCCCTCGAAGCCCTCCGCATCCAGGCCCGCCAGCTTCTCGAAGCCGCCCTCGCCGCTTCGCCCCTGCCCCGCTTGAGCGCCGCCCATAGCACCCCGGCCAGCCGGGCGCGCGGCGCTTTTGGCGACCTGCTCGACGCCCTCGCCCTCTGGGTACGCGACCTCGCCGCCACCGCCGCCCAGGCCGAAGGCCAGGTAGTCAACGCCGACGCCCAGACCCTGCTGCGGGAGCTCGCGGCCCGGCTGCACCGGCCGCCAGCCGCGGGCGCGCCCGCGGCACTGCGCGCCATCGACGCGGCCCGCTACCTGGGCCGGCTGAACGTGAATCCACAGCTCACGCTGGCCTGGCTGCTGCGCTCCCTGCACCAGCAACTGGCGAACGCGGCGCCGCTGGCCGACCTGCCCGACTGA
- a CDS encoding peptidoglycan DD-metalloendopeptidase family protein: MTLTGRVLACGWAALLAVAAPAAAQETVQRELRESQLRLDQIRREREELQQQMERLRTRVRSVAGELANIERQRSASAGALREIEFQQKALAGNIDAINGELAKTRARLEQRNNVMAGRLRSIYKRGPLHAVRVLLTAESFGDLLNRYKYLHLVSSYDQVLLDEVGRLERELLAQGGELKDNLAQLQELRAEKASEFTQLQQLETEHARALNAVRREERQAEGRLAQIAKDETRLTGLIGDLERKRREEDRRRVIAGGQPAAEAATLSTRDLGSLGWPVEGELIYRFGPERRPNGVVLRWNGIGIAAPTGTPVRVVEAGTVAMAGNFEGYGPTVIVSHGGGFYTSYHYLGAIQVREGQRVGARQVIGTVGGQRTPEGPHIEFQVRAPTRGGLPEPVDPLGWLRERARG; this comes from the coding sequence ATGACCCTGACCGGCCGCGTCCTGGCCTGCGGCTGGGCGGCGCTGCTTGCCGTCGCAGCTCCCGCCGCAGCTCAGGAGACGGTGCAGCGGGAGCTGCGCGAGAGCCAGCTCAGGCTCGACCAGATCCGCCGCGAGCGTGAGGAGCTGCAGCAGCAGATGGAGCGCCTCCGCACCCGCGTGCGGAGCGTGGCCGGTGAGCTGGCCAACATCGAGCGGCAGCGGTCCGCGTCGGCCGGGGCGCTGCGCGAGATCGAGTTCCAGCAGAAGGCGCTGGCCGGCAACATTGACGCCATCAATGGGGAACTGGCGAAGACGCGGGCGCGACTCGAGCAGAGGAACAACGTAATGGCGGGGCGGCTGCGCTCGATCTACAAGCGTGGCCCGCTGCACGCCGTGCGTGTGCTGCTCACGGCGGAAAGCTTCGGCGACCTGCTCAACCGATACAAGTACCTGCACCTCGTGAGCTCCTACGACCAGGTGCTGCTGGACGAGGTTGGGCGGCTCGAGCGCGAATTGCTGGCGCAGGGGGGGGAGCTGAAGGACAATCTGGCGCAGCTCCAGGAGCTGCGCGCGGAAAAGGCGAGCGAGTTCACCCAGCTCCAGCAACTCGAGACGGAACACGCCCGCGCGCTGAACGCCGTGCGGCGGGAGGAGCGGCAGGCGGAGGGACGGCTGGCGCAGATCGCGAAGGATGAGACCCGGCTGACCGGCCTGATCGGCGATCTGGAGCGCAAGCGGCGGGAGGAAGACCGGCGCCGTGTGATCGCCGGAGGCCAGCCTGCGGCTGAGGCGGCAACGCTCAGCACCCGCGACCTGGGGTCGCTCGGCTGGCCCGTCGAAGGCGAGCTCATCTACCGCTTCGGCCCGGAACGCCGCCCCAACGGCGTGGTCTTGCGTTGGAACGGGATCGGCATTGCCGCGCCTACCGGCACGCCGGTGCGCGTCGTGGAGGCGGGAACGGTGGCCATGGCCGGCAACTTCGAGGGCTACGGTCCCACGGTGATCGTGAGCCATGGCGGCGGCTTCTACACCTCCTACCACTACCTGGGCGCGATCCAGGTCCGGGAAGGGCAGCGCGTGGGCGCGCGGCAGGTGATTGGAACCGTGGGCGGCCAGCGCACGCCGGAGGGGCCACACATCGAGTTCCAGGTGCGGGCGCCCACGCGCGGCGGGCTTCCCGAGCCGGTGGATCCACTGGGCTGGCTGCGCGAACGCGCCCGCGGATGA
- a CDS encoding ABC transporter permease yields the protein MMPYALREALAAFRRTPVLTGLSAAMIGLSLFVVGLFGVAAHNISRVLDRVESRVEVVAYLEDAAPLQAVRAAQSEISGLPEVLEVFYISRQQALELAKRELSEFRDIFGDLSVNPLPASLEIRLRPGYRSPESVQAVADRIDRYPFVEDVRFGREWLDKVFLLRRVAGAATAVLGGAFASVAVLIIGAAVRMAIFARKEEIAIMRLVGATDGFVRRPFLMEGFLTGVFGAALALPFIYIIYRVLSDAVFQLEWLPDMWVLAGAATGGLLGVFASGIAVRRHLREI from the coding sequence ATGATGCCTTACGCGTTGCGGGAAGCCCTGGCCGCCTTTCGCCGGACCCCCGTGCTCACGGGCCTGTCCGCCGCCATGATCGGACTTTCACTGTTCGTGGTGGGGTTGTTCGGCGTGGCTGCCCACAACATCAGCCGGGTGCTGGACCGGGTCGAGTCCCGCGTCGAGGTCGTCGCTTACCTCGAGGACGCCGCACCCCTGCAGGCTGTGCGCGCCGCGCAGAGCGAGATCAGCGGGCTGCCGGAGGTGCTCGAGGTGTTTTACATCTCGCGCCAGCAAGCGCTCGAGCTGGCCAAGCGGGAGCTCAGCGAGTTCCGCGACATCTTCGGGGACCTGAGCGTGAACCCGCTGCCCGCGTCCCTCGAGATCCGGCTGCGCCCCGGCTACCGCAGTCCGGAAAGCGTGCAGGCGGTGGCGGACCGCATTGATCGCTACCCCTTCGTCGAGGATGTGCGCTTCGGCCGGGAATGGCTGGACAAGGTCTTCCTGCTCCGGCGCGTCGCTGGAGCAGCCACCGCTGTGCTGGGCGGCGCGTTCGCGTCCGTGGCCGTCCTCATCATTGGCGCGGCGGTGCGCATGGCCATCTTTGCGCGCAAGGAGGAGATCGCCATCATGCGGCTGGTGGGCGCCACCGACGGTTTCGTCCGCCGGCCATTCCTGATGGAAGGGTTCCTGACTGGGGTATTCGGCGCCGCGCTGGCGCTGCCCTTCATCTACATCATCTACCGGGTCCTGTCCGACGCAGTGTTCCAGCTCGAATGGCTGCCCGACATGTGGGTCCTGGCGGGCGCCGCCACCGGCGGGCTGCTGGGCGTGTTTGCCAGCGGGATAGCCGTGCGCCGCCACCTTCGCGAAATATGA
- the ftsE gene encoding cell division ATP-binding protein FtsE — protein MIRFQHVSKEYPRSGFALKDVTFEVKKGEFCFLTGHSGAGKSTALRLVHLAERPTRGEVRVSGYSSLSVRPREIAVLRRKIGFIFQDFRLLANRTAAENVAFALEVTGARRSLIRTKVSRLLAQVGLASKAQAFPAELSGGEQQRVAVARALANDPIVLLADEPTGNLDGRAKRGIFELFRSINAAGTAVILATHDQDLVRCTPSCRMIELDHGALVYDSAFVDQ, from the coding sequence ATGATCCGGTTCCAGCACGTCAGCAAGGAGTACCCGCGATCGGGTTTCGCCCTGAAGGACGTCACCTTCGAGGTGAAGAAGGGCGAGTTCTGCTTCCTGACGGGGCACAGCGGCGCGGGCAAATCGACGGCGCTCCGGCTGGTCCACCTGGCGGAGCGGCCGACGCGCGGCGAAGTGCGGGTGAGCGGCTACTCATCTCTGTCGGTCAGACCCCGTGAAATCGCGGTGCTGCGTCGCAAGATCGGCTTCATCTTCCAGGACTTCCGCCTGCTCGCGAACCGGACTGCGGCCGAGAACGTCGCCTTCGCCCTGGAAGTGACCGGCGCCCGCCGCTCGTTGATCCGGACGAAGGTCAGCCGGCTGCTCGCTCAGGTGGGGCTCGCGAGCAAGGCACAGGCCTTCCCTGCAGAATTGTCCGGCGGCGAGCAGCAGCGGGTGGCAGTTGCGCGCGCACTGGCCAACGATCCTATCGTGCTGCTGGCGGACGAGCCCACTGGGAACCTGGACGGACGCGCCAAGCGAGGGATCTTCGAGCTGTTCCGCTCGATCAATGCGGCGGGCACGGCAGTGATCCTGGCGACGCATGACCAGGATCTGGTGCGCTGCACGCCGAGCTGCCGCATGATCGAGCTGGATCACGGGGCACTGGTGTACGATTCAGCCTTTGTGGACCAGTAA
- the pdxA gene encoding 4-hydroxythreonine-4-phosphate dehydrogenase PdxA gives MSGAYDAPGAAGAARRPVPARVRLAVTLGDPRGIGPEVAAAAAQSLSRDDSRPVLLFVGPEGTGAEAAADEFIAVGQWSGGGDAVIAGRLAGAAIRTACRLALDGAVDALVTAPVDKAALHAAGFEYPGHTEMLAEWAGTQAVAMMMVAESTRLGGPLRVVLATRHLPLAQVPAALSAARIIEQTRLAAAGLRSGWGIPDPRIALCAVNPHASDGGLFGDEEARILEPARRALLAEGVAATGPIAADTVFVRALGGEFDAVVAPYHDVGMAAFKTAAFGQGVNVTLGLPFPRTSPDHGTAMDIAGRAAADPSSMREALGLAQRLTRAYRATSRLVS, from the coding sequence ATGTCAGGGGCCTACGATGCGCCCGGGGCGGCAGGAGCAGCCCGCCGCCCCGTCCCGGCACGGGTACGGCTCGCGGTCACGCTGGGCGACCCGCGCGGCATCGGGCCGGAAGTAGCAGCGGCAGCGGCGCAGTCGCTCTCGCGCGATGACTCGCGCCCCGTGCTGCTCTTCGTGGGTCCAGAAGGCACCGGCGCCGAAGCGGCCGCCGACGAATTCATCGCCGTAGGACAGTGGAGCGGCGGCGGCGACGCAGTGATTGCCGGCCGCCTCGCGGGAGCGGCGATCCGGACCGCGTGCCGGCTCGCGCTGGACGGCGCGGTCGACGCACTGGTCACGGCCCCCGTCGACAAGGCCGCCCTGCACGCCGCGGGCTTCGAGTACCCAGGCCACACCGAAATGCTGGCGGAATGGGCCGGCACCCAGGCCGTAGCCATGATGATGGTGGCCGAAAGCACGCGCTTGGGAGGGCCGCTGCGCGTCGTCCTGGCCACCAGGCACCTGCCGCTGGCCCAGGTGCCGGCCGCACTGTCCGCCGCCCGAATCATCGAGCAAACGCGGCTGGCCGCGGCCGGCCTGCGCAGCGGCTGGGGCATCCCGGACCCGCGCATCGCGCTCTGCGCCGTGAACCCGCACGCCTCCGATGGCGGACTCTTTGGTGACGAGGAGGCGCGCATCCTGGAGCCAGCACGCCGGGCCCTGCTCGCGGAAGGCGTAGCCGCCACGGGCCCGATCGCGGCGGACACCGTATTCGTCCGCGCCTTGGGTGGCGAGTTCGACGCCGTCGTGGCACCGTACCACGACGTGGGAATGGCCGCCTTCAAGACGGCCGCATTCGGCCAGGGCGTGAACGTGACTCTCGGGCTGCCCTTCCCCCGTACCTCGCCGGACCACGGGACCGCCATGGACATTGCGGGCCGCGCCGCCGCCGACCCATCGTCGATGCGGGAAGCCCTTGGGCTGGCACAGCGGCTGACCCGCGCGTACCGCGCCACGAGCCGGTTGGTGTCATGA
- a CDS encoding peptidylprolyl isomerase, whose amino-acid sequence MVDRVVAVVGDSIILQTDLEEDLLRLSLAAGQPLPEDPVLLERLRRQALQSKIEEYLLVQAAERDSVTVPAEEVEQRVERELEQRRNAFGGERALEQALRSERLTLAEFRDRLNRQYTRNLLVEAYVGKALRGRRAPPVGEAAIRNFWEAQRERLGQRPATISFKQVVVAPQPTDSARAAARRLAEEILNRLLKGEDFEQLARRYSDDPGTREKGGDLGWFRSGQMVPAFEEVAFAMRPGQISNIVETTFGLHLIKLEKARGAERQARHILIKPELTEADTERARALAEEVAAKVRAGEPLEDLGHRHGDASEDSVVGPHPRDQLPQPYATELAQATAGAVIGPFRLPAEAGTQKWAVVKVTEVVEAGEYTLDDPALRAQVRQQLEQQKLYEELVKELRQRTYVEIRL is encoded by the coding sequence ATGGTCGATCGCGTTGTCGCCGTGGTCGGCGACAGCATCATCCTGCAGACGGATCTGGAGGAGGACCTGCTGCGGCTCTCCCTCGCGGCCGGCCAGCCCCTGCCCGAGGACCCCGTGCTGCTGGAGCGGCTGCGGCGCCAGGCGCTGCAGAGCAAGATCGAGGAGTACCTGCTGGTCCAGGCGGCGGAGCGGGATTCGGTGACCGTGCCCGCCGAGGAAGTCGAGCAACGGGTCGAGCGCGAGCTGGAGCAGCGACGGAACGCGTTCGGCGGCGAACGAGCTCTCGAGCAAGCCTTGCGCAGCGAGCGGCTGACGCTGGCCGAGTTCCGGGACAGGCTGAACCGGCAGTACACGCGCAACTTGCTGGTGGAAGCATACGTGGGGAAGGCACTCAGGGGGCGGCGCGCACCGCCCGTCGGCGAGGCGGCCATCCGTAACTTTTGGGAGGCGCAGCGCGAGCGGCTGGGCCAGCGTCCGGCCACGATTTCGTTCAAGCAGGTGGTGGTCGCGCCGCAGCCGACGGACTCGGCCCGGGCGGCGGCGCGCCGGCTGGCCGAAGAGATCCTGAACCGCTTACTCAAGGGCGAGGATTTCGAGCAACTCGCGCGGCGCTATTCGGACGATCCGGGCACGCGCGAAAAGGGCGGGGACCTGGGCTGGTTCCGCAGCGGCCAGATGGTGCCGGCCTTCGAGGAGGTCGCGTTCGCGATGCGCCCCGGCCAGATCAGCAATATTGTCGAGACCACGTTCGGCCTGCACCTGATCAAGCTGGAGAAGGCGCGCGGCGCGGAGCGCCAGGCGCGGCACATCCTGATCAAGCCGGAATTGACGGAAGCGGACACGGAGCGGGCCCGCGCCCTGGCCGAGGAGGTCGCGGCGAAGGTACGTGCCGGCGAGCCGCTCGAAGATCTCGGGCACCGTCACGGCGACGCGTCGGAGGACAGTGTGGTTGGCCCGCACCCTCGCGACCAGTTGCCGCAACCCTACGCGACGGAGCTGGCCCAGGCCACGGCCGGCGCCGTGATCGGCCCCTTCCGCCTGCCGGCCGAGGCGGGCACGCAGAAATGGGCGGTGGTGAAGGTGACGGAAGTAGTCGAAGCCGGCGAATACACCCTGGACGATCCTGCGCTCCGGGCGCAGGTCCGCCAGCAGCTCGAGCAGCAGAAGCTATACGAGGAGCTGGTCAAAGAGCTGCGCCAGCGCACCTACGTGGAAATCCGGCTGTGA
- a CDS encoding peptidylprolyl isomerase, producing MAKMIAFIALAGGLSFAACESFGQAMTAHTDVVARANGHELTVTEAASLLAANPRLPAQAEVVDAVANLWVDYILLATAAAEDSTLRSVDLSGVVRPNVEQAIVWKLRDKVIKVDTALTEQELRALYEKEQPDLQVRARHILLRLPADATPAQRDSVMALAEELRQRAAAGADFAALAREYSQDPGSAQQDGDLGFFGRGQMVAPFEEAAFALGVGAVSQVVESPFGLHVIKVEERKLPDFAQAKEGFRERAKVQVQMDAEEAYIKQLTDPRKIKIQEDAYEVARDLAQKPNLQLGQRAAARPLVTYEDGKLTAGEYQEIMRRFPPNTRARYAAASEEQLEPVLTALTKNEVLIQEAVRQGIEVSAAERDSMQAESRRGLLAAAVAAGLRTIEPKEGETKAQAIERSVMSLLEGIIKGERDVLPLGPVAYSLRDQRPGQVLERAYPAVVARVEASRPAATPAPNVPGAPPPAPAPPDTGAGSR from the coding sequence ATGGCAAAGATGATCGCGTTCATTGCCCTGGCCGGTGGACTATCCTTCGCGGCTTGTGAGAGCTTTGGCCAGGCGATGACCGCTCATACGGATGTGGTGGCCCGTGCCAATGGCCACGAGTTGACCGTGACGGAAGCGGCGTCGCTGCTGGCGGCGAATCCGCGGCTGCCGGCGCAGGCGGAGGTGGTCGACGCGGTGGCGAACCTCTGGGTGGACTACATCCTCCTGGCCACGGCGGCGGCCGAGGACTCGACGCTGCGCTCGGTGGATCTGTCGGGCGTGGTGCGTCCCAACGTCGAGCAGGCCATCGTCTGGAAGCTGCGTGACAAGGTGATCAAGGTCGACACGGCACTCACCGAGCAGGAGCTGCGTGCGCTCTACGAGAAGGAGCAGCCGGATCTGCAGGTTCGGGCGCGGCACATCCTGCTGCGGCTCCCGGCCGATGCGACGCCGGCGCAGCGGGACAGTGTGATGGCCCTGGCGGAGGAGCTGCGGCAGCGAGCGGCGGCCGGTGCGGACTTCGCGGCGCTGGCCCGGGAATACAGTCAAGATCCGGGCAGTGCGCAGCAGGACGGTGACCTGGGCTTCTTCGGCCGCGGCCAGATGGTCGCGCCGTTCGAGGAGGCGGCGTTCGCCCTGGGCGTGGGCGCGGTGAGCCAGGTAGTCGAGAGCCCGTTCGGCCTCCACGTCATCAAAGTGGAGGAACGCAAGCTGCCGGACTTCGCGCAGGCGAAGGAGGGCTTCCGCGAGCGGGCGAAGGTGCAGGTGCAGATGGATGCGGAGGAAGCATACATCAAGCAGCTCACGGATCCGCGGAAGATCAAGATTCAGGAAGACGCCTACGAGGTGGCGCGGGATCTGGCGCAGAAGCCCAACCTGCAATTAGGCCAGCGGGCGGCGGCGCGGCCGCTGGTTACCTATGAGGATGGCAAGCTTACCGCGGGCGAGTACCAGGAGATCATGCGCCGCTTCCCGCCCAATACGCGGGCGCGTTACGCGGCAGCCAGCGAGGAGCAGCTCGAGCCGGTGCTCACCGCTCTGACCAAGAACGAAGTCCTGATTCAAGAGGCGGTACGGCAGGGAATCGAGGTCTCGGCGGCCGAGCGGGACAGCATGCAGGCGGAATCGCGCAGGGGGCTGCTGGCCGCGGCGGTCGCCGCTGGTCTCCGGACCATCGAGCCCAAGGAAGGCGAGACCAAGGCGCAGGCCATCGAGCGGAGTGTCATGAGCCTGCTGGAAGGAATCATCAAGGGCGAGCGGGACGTGCTGCCTCTCGGACCGGTCGCTTACTCGCTGCGCGACCAGCGTCCCGGGCAGGTGCTCGAGCGCGCCTATCCTGCCGTGGTGGCACGCGTCGAGGCGAGCCGGCCGGCGGCAACGCCGGCACCCAACGTCCCGGGCGCGCCACCTCCGGCGCCGGCGCCGCCCGACACGGGTGCCGGGAGCCGCTAA